A window of Ruminococcus champanellensis 18P13 = JCM 17042 contains these coding sequences:
- a CDS encoding AEC family transporter, whose protein sequence is MVSILTNQVAIMLLLILAGMLCYRLHLLTDRGVKELSGIVLQVVNPIVILLAYHRELELRLVQNLGWTFLLSAVAMGAGIGLATLLIRNKPGRETAVERLSAVYSNCGFMGIPLVKALLGYEGVFYLTAFLTVFNLLIWTHGIMSVTGSRDPRSLLHVLRSPAILAIPLGMILFFGRITLPGFLSETLEQIAGMNTPLAMLVAGATIAQGSLKQALLQKRVYLIAGYKLLLMPLLTIGMFFALPLDPAVFTTVVLSMAAPTAITCTLFAVQNDKNAEYASQIFAISTVFSLLTLPVVGVLLEAIEK, encoded by the coding sequence ATGGTATCCATCCTCACCAACCAGGTCGCCATCATGCTATTGCTGATCCTCGCCGGCATGCTGTGCTACAGGCTGCATCTGCTCACAGACCGGGGCGTCAAGGAGCTGTCCGGCATCGTATTGCAGGTGGTCAACCCCATCGTGATCCTGCTTGCCTATCACCGGGAGCTGGAGCTGCGGCTGGTGCAGAATCTGGGATGGACATTTCTCCTGTCCGCCGTTGCCATGGGGGCAGGCATCGGGCTCGCCACCCTGCTGATCCGGAACAAGCCCGGCAGGGAAACCGCCGTGGAGCGGCTGTCCGCCGTATATTCCAACTGCGGCTTTATGGGGATCCCTCTGGTAAAGGCACTGCTAGGGTATGAGGGGGTCTTTTATCTGACCGCCTTCCTTACCGTATTCAACCTGCTGATCTGGACCCATGGCATCATGTCCGTTACCGGCAGCCGGGATCCCCGTTCCCTGCTGCATGTGCTGCGTTCCCCTGCCATTCTGGCAATCCCCCTGGGCATGATCCTGTTTTTCGGCAGGATCACCCTGCCGGGCTTTCTGTCAGAAACCTTAGAGCAGATTGCCGGCATGAACACGCCCCTTGCCATGCTGGTTGCCGGTGCCACCATCGCCCAGGGCAGTCTGAAGCAGGCACTGCTGCAAAAGCGGGTATATCTGATTGCCGGGTACAAGCTGCTGCTGATGCCTCTGCTCACCATAGGCATGTTCTTTGCCCTGCCCCTGGATCCGGCGGTGTTTACCACAGTGGTTCTGTCCATGGCCGCACCCACCGCTATCACCTGCACCCTGTTTGCGGTACAGAACGATAAAAATGCGGAATATGCTTCACAGATCTTTGCGATAAGTACCGTATTTTCTTTGTTAACTTTACCCGTGGTGGGCGTTTTGTTAGAAGCGATCGAAAAGTAA
- a CDS encoding ROK family transcriptional regulator, giving the protein MEQRGISKLDLKRQNRLQILRVVHENGAISRVDIASQLQLTRAAVTIITNEMISEGVLQELGEAPIELDKLQKGRRKILIGINATNKFALGATISEGYVSVGLSTLDAEVLDKAMMPIGEETTNQDVMDFIVSSCNDMISNSCLSKNKILGLGVAVMPNMWSKMRIRIRDGALYCRRVIDPLQKALELPVLCGNAVGLLAMATQDHRTHEGKRFNHILLALGEKINLAVLNQNSLMSDYQIHTDRVERMIVRPGGKSCPDYPDGSVKAELAEHVLIESIKEAYSQETMPYLYNATGGDRERITEELFNDAYTHGDKSVQEIAHYTLDTMAVLINNLICAHYADKVVLHNCKMNEYCFDYLKNKLAELLGVEDVNDMLEFSRADGRYSFLAGCALSIYELFYVKGGL; this is encoded by the coding sequence ATGGAACAAAGAGGTATCAGTAAACTTGACCTCAAGCGACAGAATCGGCTTCAGATTCTGCGGGTCGTACACGAAAACGGCGCAATTTCCCGGGTGGACATTGCCTCCCAGCTGCAGCTGACCCGTGCAGCTGTTACCATCATTACAAATGAAATGATCTCCGAGGGCGTATTGCAGGAGCTGGGCGAGGCTCCCATAGAGCTGGATAAGCTCCAGAAAGGCAGAAGAAAGATTCTCATCGGCATCAACGCCACCAACAAGTTCGCACTGGGTGCAACCATCTCCGAGGGCTATGTCAGCGTGGGTCTGTCCACCCTGGATGCAGAGGTGCTGGACAAGGCTATGATGCCCATCGGCGAGGAAACCACAAACCAGGATGTTATGGACTTTATCGTTTCCTCCTGCAATGATATGATTTCCAACAGCTGTCTGAGCAAGAACAAGATCCTTGGCCTGGGCGTAGCTGTAATGCCCAATATGTGGAGCAAGATGCGGATCAGGATCCGGGACGGCGCACTGTACTGCCGCAGGGTGATAGACCCGTTGCAGAAGGCGCTGGAGCTGCCGGTGCTTTGCGGGAATGCTGTAGGGCTGCTGGCAATGGCAACCCAGGATCACCGAACCCATGAGGGCAAACGGTTCAATCATATCCTGCTGGCCCTGGGCGAGAAAATCAATCTGGCTGTGCTCAACCAAAACAGTCTGATGTCCGATTACCAGATCCACACGGATCGGGTGGAGCGGATGATCGTGCGTCCCGGCGGAAAGTCATGTCCTGACTATCCGGATGGCAGCGTCAAGGCGGAACTGGCAGAGCATGTATTAATCGAGTCCATCAAGGAGGCATACTCCCAGGAGACCATGCCCTACCTGTACAACGCCACCGGCGGCGACAGAGAGCGCATTACCGAGGAGTTGTTCAACGACGCATACACCCACGGGGACAAGAGCGTACAGGAGATTGCACATTACACCCTGGATACCATGGCTGTGCTCATCAACAACCTGATCTGTGCTCATTATGCCGACAAGGTAGTGCTGCACAACTGCAAGATGAACGAATACTGCTTCGATTATCTGAAGAACAAGCTGGCAGAGCTGTTGGGCGTGGAGGACGTAAACGACATGCTGGAGTTCAGCCGGGCAGACGGCAGATACAGCTTCCTGGCAGGCTGCGCACTGTCCATCTATGAGCTGTTCTACGTCAAGGGCGGTCTCTGA
- a CDS encoding DUF3592 domain-containing protein codes for MRKVIMKDSNKKQSPASIIGGILFLIVFIGSIIAMYIASQTDTYLCLVIVFGFFGFMFLLAGFQHIKRLNVGNLVFLTVGLESLIGMFVVYRLRYGDVGQKDRMLEAAPTLGCLGCALFGLVLLFGGIITHRLKEKRCSQEITAEVIEKVVTFTSTNNMTHKTQTRYAPRVKYEWFGNEYETQAEVRQSEQDFEIGDTMTIYINPEDPEDAYFPGRSAVGGSLIFGIIFLAAAVLVYVLLHMQ; via the coding sequence ATGAGGAAAGTCATCATGAAGGACTCCAACAAAAAGCAATCCCCGGCGAGCATCATCGGGGGGATCCTGTTTCTGATCGTCTTTATCGGCAGCATCATTGCCATGTATATCGCATCTCAGACCGACACCTACCTGTGTCTGGTGATCGTCTTTGGCTTTTTCGGCTTCATGTTCCTGCTGGCAGGCTTTCAGCATATCAAGCGTCTGAATGTGGGCAACCTGGTGTTCCTCACCGTGGGCCTGGAGTCCCTCATCGGCATGTTTGTGGTATACCGGCTCCGGTACGGTGATGTGGGTCAGAAAGACCGGATGCTGGAGGCTGCGCCGACCCTGGGGTGCCTGGGCTGTGCATTGTTCGGACTGGTTCTGCTGTTCGGCGGCATCATTACCCATCGGCTGAAGGAGAAGCGATGCAGCCAGGAGATTACCGCCGAGGTCATCGAAAAGGTGGTCACCTTCACCAGTACCAACAATATGACCCACAAGACTCAGACCAGATATGCGCCCCGGGTGAAATACGAATGGTTTGGCAACGAGTACGAAACCCAGGCGGAGGTTCGCCAGAGTGAACAGGATTTCGAGATTGGGGATACCATGACCATTTACATCAACCCGGAGGATCCGGAGGACGCATACTTCCCGGGCAGGAGCGCTGTGGGAGGCTCCCTGATCTTCGGTATTATTTTCCTTGCAGCGGCAGTTCTGGTGTATGTGCTGCTGCATATGCAATAA
- a CDS encoding 2-hydroxyacyl-CoA dehydratase, protein MSTNEPQVCFTKEMQKDYTILIPNMAPLHFELLRALFNAYGYHVELLRSDGQAVIDAGLKYVHNDTCYPALLAIGQLMHALESGAYDLEHTAVMITQTGGGCRASNYIHLLRKALKKAGLTHVPVISLNMSGLEKESAFKLTLPLLKEAVALLSYADMLMILGNQVRPYEVNPGETDQLIGQWIQQLSARIVPRRPTKFEQLRQTLSQISTAFAAIPVQRTQKVRVGVVGEVYAKFSPLANNHLEEFLRSQDCEVMLPGLMGFLIFKVDNRLEDIKLYGGSRAKATLVRFLIKYLTNIESVFLDSIRVTRQFSVPASYMQIKEMVRGIIGYGSKMGEGWFLTGEMLELIAHGYENIVCCQPFGCLPNHIVGKGMIRKIKAKSPIANIVPIDYDPGATRVNQENRIKLMLAVARERLEAAYPAPTAEV, encoded by the coding sequence ATGAGCACCAACGAACCACAGGTCTGCTTTACCAAGGAAATGCAGAAGGATTACACAATTCTCATTCCCAATATGGCGCCGCTGCATTTTGAGCTGCTTCGGGCGCTGTTCAATGCCTACGGCTATCATGTGGAGCTGCTCCGCTCCGATGGCCAGGCGGTCATTGACGCCGGACTGAAATATGTCCACAACGACACCTGCTATCCGGCACTGCTTGCCATCGGGCAGTTGATGCATGCCCTGGAAAGCGGCGCATATGATCTGGAGCATACGGCAGTGATGATTACCCAGACCGGAGGCGGATGCCGGGCGTCCAACTACATTCACCTGCTGCGGAAGGCGCTGAAAAAAGCAGGGCTGACCCATGTGCCGGTGATTTCTCTGAATATGTCCGGACTGGAGAAGGAAAGCGCATTCAAGCTGACCCTGCCGTTGCTGAAGGAGGCGGTGGCACTGCTGTCCTATGCGGATATGCTGATGATCCTGGGGAACCAGGTGCGTCCCTATGAGGTGAATCCCGGGGAAACGGATCAGTTGATCGGTCAGTGGATCCAGCAGCTTTCCGCACGGATCGTGCCCCGGCGCCCCACCAAATTTGAACAGCTGCGGCAGACCCTGTCCCAGATCAGTACTGCCTTTGCCGCCATTCCGGTGCAGCGTACCCAGAAGGTACGGGTGGGGGTGGTTGGCGAGGTGTATGCAAAATTCTCCCCCCTTGCCAACAACCACCTGGAGGAATTCCTCCGGAGCCAGGACTGCGAGGTAATGCTGCCCGGGCTCATGGGCTTTCTGATCTTCAAGGTGGATAACCGGCTGGAGGATATCAAGCTCTACGGCGGCAGTCGTGCCAAGGCCACTCTGGTGCGGTTCCTCATCAAATACCTGACCAATATCGAGTCCGTCTTTCTGGACAGCATCCGGGTCACACGGCAGTTTTCCGTGCCTGCTTCCTATATGCAGATCAAGGAAATGGTGCGGGGGATCATCGGCTACGGCAGTAAGATGGGGGAGGGCTGGTTCCTGACCGGTGAAATGCTGGAGTTGATCGCCCACGGGTATGAGAACATTGTCTGCTGTCAGCCCTTCGGCTGTCTGCCCAATCACATTGTGGGCAAGGGCATGATCCGGAAGATCAAGGCAAAAAGCCCCATTGCCAATATTGTACCCATCGACTACGATCCGGGTGCCACCCGGGTCAATCAAGAAAACCGCATCAAGCTGATGCTGGCAGTGGCACGGGAGCGGCTGGAGGCTGCATATCCTGCCCCCACAGCGGAGGTGTGA
- a CDS encoding acyl-CoA dehydratase activase-related protein, whose protein sequence is MKIGLDVGSTTLKSVLLDADGNILYAAYERHYSQISEKIAGMLSDIAEKFPDLDRVQLCISGSAGMGIANDLQIPFVQEVYATRIAVNRLIPGADVIIELGGEDAKILFLTDEDASYGGLEVRMNGSCAGGTGAFIDQMATLLGITPDEMNEAAKDYQKIYTIASRCGVFAKSDIQPLLNQGAKRNDISASIFAAVVNQTVAGLAQGREIRGKVVYLGGPLTFLSELRRAFDHILGVEGICPDHSLYFVAMGAAFAGNEGQVSLHEIIRQAAAYRSSGTYAFCKPLFTSQQEYDAFRKRHRKNSAHIRFGDTPEGEVFLGIDAGSTTVKAVLMDQQRRIIRSEYLPNSGNPVPLIRSFLTGLYADFPTLHVTASAVTGYGEEMIRSAFGVDFGIVETIAHYTAAKEFRPDVDFIIDIGGQDIKCFKIRNGAIDNIFLNEACSSGCGSFLQTFAGALGYEMQDFAKLGLFAEKPVDLGSRCTVFMNSSVKQAQKDNAGIENISAGLSISVVKNALYKVIRANSADALGQHIVVQGGTFLNDAVLRAFEQEIGREVIRPSISGLMGAYGAALYAQAHKASAQGSLLDARQLTQFQHQVQVITCKGCPNACRLTVNTFDGKRKFIGGNRCEKPLATGNAGKHYNLYDYKRELLAQCKGVPGKRGRIGLPMGLNFYELLPFWHAFFTDLGFETVTSPPSNRKLYLSGQHTIPSDTVCFPAKLMHGHVEALLREHVDAIFYPCMTYNLDEGLGDNHYNCPVVAYYPEVIEANVKAVQQVPFLYDYLGLHRPKDFTKKIHAVLCRQFGEIPLSEVKHAVAQAFAAHAAYQEQVRKKGAEYLEIARKEHLPVIVLAGRPYHLDPEINHGIDKLICSCGAVVITEDSISHLVQRFNTHVLDQWTYHSRLYAAAKYVADSGDPMLNLVQLVSFGCGVDAITTDEVREILERGGKIYTQIKIDEITNLGAVKIRLRSLFAALQA, encoded by the coding sequence GTGAAAATAGGACTGGATGTAGGCTCCACCACCCTCAAAAGCGTCCTGCTGGATGCGGACGGGAATATTCTATACGCTGCGTATGAACGCCATTACTCTCAGATTTCAGAAAAAATTGCCGGGATGCTTTCGGACATTGCGGAAAAATTTCCCGATCTGGACCGGGTACAGCTATGCATTTCCGGCTCTGCGGGTATGGGTATCGCCAACGATTTGCAGATTCCCTTTGTGCAGGAGGTCTATGCCACCCGGATTGCCGTTAACCGGCTGATCCCCGGTGCAGATGTAATCATTGAGCTTGGGGGAGAGGATGCAAAGATCCTGTTTCTGACCGATGAGGACGCTTCCTACGGTGGGCTGGAGGTGCGCATGAACGGCTCCTGCGCCGGGGGCACCGGTGCCTTCATCGACCAGATGGCGACCCTACTGGGGATCACCCCGGATGAGATGAATGAGGCGGCAAAGGATTACCAGAAGATCTACACCATCGCCTCCCGGTGCGGCGTGTTCGCAAAATCCGACATTCAGCCCCTGCTGAACCAGGGTGCCAAGCGGAATGACATTTCCGCCAGCATTTTTGCCGCCGTGGTGAACCAGACCGTTGCCGGTCTTGCCCAGGGCAGAGAGATCCGGGGCAAGGTGGTGTACTTGGGCGGGCCCTTGACCTTTTTGTCGGAGCTGCGTCGTGCATTTGACCATATTCTGGGAGTGGAAGGCATTTGCCCCGACCATTCTCTGTACTTTGTTGCCATGGGGGCAGCCTTTGCCGGGAACGAGGGACAGGTGTCCCTGCATGAGATCATCCGCCAGGCGGCAGCTTATCGCTCCTCCGGTACCTACGCCTTCTGCAAGCCCCTGTTCACCAGTCAGCAGGAGTATGATGCCTTTCGTAAGCGGCATAGGAAAAACTCCGCCCATATCCGCTTCGGGGATACCCCGGAAGGGGAGGTATTCCTGGGCATTGACGCAGGCTCCACCACCGTAAAGGCGGTGCTGATGGATCAGCAGCGGCGGATCATCCGCTCCGAGTACCTGCCCAACAGCGGCAACCCGGTGCCCTTGATCCGGAGCTTTCTCACCGGGCTGTATGCGGATTTCCCAACGCTCCATGTGACCGCCTCCGCTGTCACCGGATACGGGGAGGAAATGATCCGCAGCGCCTTTGGGGTGGATTTCGGCATTGTGGAAACCATCGCCCACTACACAGCGGCAAAGGAATTCCGGCCGGATGTGGATTTTATCATCGACATCGGGGGACAGGATATCAAGTGTTTTAAGATCCGGAATGGTGCCATTGACAACATCTTCCTCAATGAGGCATGCTCCTCCGGCTGCGGTTCCTTTTTACAGACCTTTGCAGGTGCCTTGGGCTATGAGATGCAGGACTTTGCCAAGCTGGGGCTGTTTGCGGAAAAGCCGGTGGATCTTGGCTCCCGGTGTACCGTGTTCATGAATTCCAGCGTCAAGCAGGCGCAAAAGGACAACGCCGGCATCGAGAACATCAGCGCCGGCTTATCCATCAGCGTGGTGAAAAATGCTCTGTACAAGGTGATCCGTGCCAACAGCGCAGACGCTTTGGGACAGCATATCGTGGTACAGGGGGGCACCTTCCTGAACGACGCCGTGCTCCGGGCATTTGAACAGGAGATCGGCAGAGAGGTGATCCGTCCCTCCATTTCCGGCTTGATGGGTGCATACGGGGCGGCGCTTTACGCCCAGGCGCACAAGGCTTCCGCCCAGGGCAGTCTGCTGGACGCCCGGCAGTTGACCCAGTTTCAGCATCAGGTGCAGGTCATCACCTGCAAGGGCTGTCCCAACGCCTGCCGGCTGACGGTGAATACCTTTGACGGCAAGCGGAAATTCATCGGGGGCAATCGGTGCGAAAAGCCCCTTGCCACCGGGAACGCCGGCAAGCACTACAATCTGTACGACTACAAGCGGGAGCTGTTGGCACAGTGCAAGGGTGTGCCCGGCAAGCGTGGCAGGATCGGCCTGCCCATGGGGCTGAATTTCTATGAGCTGCTGCCCTTCTGGCATGCCTTCTTCACGGATCTTGGCTTTGAGACCGTGACCTCTCCCCCCTCCAACCGGAAGCTGTACCTGAGCGGTCAGCATACCATCCCCTCGGACACGGTATGCTTCCCGGCAAAGCTCATGCACGGACATGTGGAAGCCCTGCTCCGGGAGCATGTGGACGCCATCTTCTACCCCTGCATGACCTATAACCTGGACGAGGGACTGGGGGACAATCACTACAACTGTCCCGTGGTGGCATACTACCCGGAGGTGATCGAAGCCAACGTGAAGGCGGTGCAGCAGGTGCCCTTTCTGTACGATTATTTAGGGCTGCATCGCCCCAAGGACTTTACAAAAAAGATCCACGCCGTGCTGTGCCGGCAGTTCGGGGAGATCCCCCTGTCAGAGGTCAAGCACGCCGTGGCGCAGGCATTCGCCGCCCATGCCGCATACCAGGAGCAGGTGCGGAAAAAGGGTGCAGAATATCTGGAAATTGCCCGGAAGGAGCATCTGCCGGTGATCGTCCTGGCAGGCAGACCCTACCACCTGGATCCGGAGATCAACCACGGCATCGACAAGCTGATCTGCTCCTGCGGTGCAGTGGTCATTACGGAGGATTCCATCAGCCATCTGGTGCAGCGGTTCAACACCCATGTGCTGGATCAGTGGACGTATCACTCCCGGCTGTATGCGGCAGCAAAATATGTGGCGGACAGCGGCGACCCCATGCTGAACCTGGTGCAGCTAGTGTCCTTCGGCTGCGGGGTGGACGCCATTACCACCGACGAAGTCCGGGAGATCCTGGAACGAGGCGGCAAGATCTACACCCAGATCAAAATTGACGAGATCACCAACCTGGGGGCGGTGAAGATCCGCCTGCGCAGCCTGTTTGCCGCATTGCAGGCGTAA
- a CDS encoding DUF1653 domain-containing protein, with amino-acid sequence MQNWFEHAIIYHIYPMGFCGAPKVNTGGEPVQRLDKVLEILPHLKEMNVDTVYFGPVFESVSHGYDTTDYRCIDRRLGTNEGFARICKTLHENGIRVILDGVFNHVGRSFPQFTDIQKNGQNSPYCGWFDNLNFGGPSPCGDPFWYEGWNGHYNLVKLNLHNPAVCDYLLESVGMWIDRFDIDGLRLDAADCIDFDFFRRLRQYCKSRKPDFWLMGEIIHGDYKRWANPEMLDSVTNYECYKGIYSSHNDKNYFEIDYSINRQSGANGIYKGIALYNFVDNHDVNRIASMLNNPAHLFNVYTLLYAMPGIPSIYYGSEYGIAGRKENNSDDPLRPCYDYQELPGANRELYRHIVKLGRIYRAYPALRTGEYHTVIIRNQQVLFSKTLQDQTIFVALNLSDEGYRFEFDTPMPEMVDVLSGSSIPVSGGRACADVPPHTGMILVRDDILNREPEQPELAMVLPRTLQVGGIYRHFKGGQYRVLTVAKHSETLEELVIYQSCGEDGAVWARPKAMFLDSLPDGRERFALESNM; translated from the coding sequence CGGCGCACCCAAGGTCAACACCGGCGGGGAGCCGGTGCAGCGGCTGGACAAGGTGCTGGAGATCCTGCCCCATCTGAAGGAAATGAACGTGGACACGGTGTATTTTGGCCCGGTGTTTGAATCCGTTTCCCACGGCTATGACACCACCGACTACCGTTGCATCGACCGGCGGCTGGGCACCAATGAAGGCTTTGCCCGGATCTGTAAGACCCTGCACGAAAACGGCATCCGGGTGATCCTGGACGGGGTATTCAACCATGTGGGGCGCAGCTTTCCCCAGTTTACAGACATTCAGAAAAACGGACAGAATTCCCCCTACTGCGGCTGGTTTGACAATCTGAATTTCGGCGGCCCCAGTCCCTGTGGGGATCCCTTCTGGTACGAGGGCTGGAATGGTCACTACAATCTGGTGAAGCTGAATCTCCACAACCCGGCAGTGTGCGACTATCTGCTGGAATCCGTGGGCATGTGGATCGATCGGTTTGACATTGACGGTCTGCGGCTGGATGCGGCGGACTGCATCGACTTTGATTTCTTCCGCCGGCTGCGGCAGTACTGCAAGAGCCGGAAGCCGGATTTCTGGCTCATGGGGGAGATCATCCACGGGGACTACAAGCGTTGGGCGAACCCGGAGATGCTGGACTCCGTTACCAACTACGAGTGCTACAAGGGGATCTACTCCTCCCACAACGACAAGAACTACTTTGAGATCGATTACTCCATCAACCGGCAGTCCGGTGCCAACGGCATCTACAAGGGCATCGCCCTGTACAACTTTGTGGACAACCACGATGTGAACCGGATCGCCAGCATGCTGAACAACCCGGCGCATCTGTTCAACGTGTACACCCTGCTGTACGCCATGCCCGGGATCCCCTCCATCTACTACGGCAGTGAATACGGCATTGCCGGCAGGAAGGAGAACAATTCTGACGATCCGCTGCGTCCCTGCTATGATTACCAGGAGCTGCCCGGTGCCAACCGGGAGCTGTACCGGCACATTGTGAAGCTGGGGCGGATCTACCGGGCGTATCCGGCACTGCGCACGGGAGAATACCACACGGTCATCATCCGGAATCAGCAGGTGCTGTTTTCCAAGACCTTGCAGGATCAGACCATTTTCGTGGCACTGAACCTGAGCGATGAGGGCTACCGGTTCGAGTTCGATACGCCCATGCCGGAAATGGTGGATGTGCTCAGCGGCAGCAGCATTCCGGTCAGCGGCGGCAGAGCCTGTGCGGATGTGCCGCCTCATACGGGCATGATCCTGGTGCGGGACGATATTCTCAACCGGGAGCCGGAGCAGCCGGAGCTGGCGATGGTTCTGCCCAGGACTCTGCAGGTGGGCGGCATATACCGGCACTTCAAGGGTGGACAGTACCGGGTGCTGACAGTGGCAAAGCACAGCGAAACGCTGGAGGAGCTGGTGATCTACCAGTCCTGCGGGGAGGACGGTGCCGTATGGGCAAGACCCAAGGCCATGTTCCTGGACAGCCTGCCGGACGGCAGAGAGCGGTTCGCCCTGGAATCGAATATGTAA